GGCGTCGGTCCACTCGATTTTTGTATTGTCGGACATGGTTGGGTTCTCTCTGGCTGGATAGAGGCGGGCGGCGACCGCCCGCGCTCCGGGTGAAATCAGGCCGACATTTCCGGCTTGCCCGCGAATTTCGGCAGGGCAAGTTCTGCGGCGGTTTCGTGCAGGGCGAAGTTGACGGCCTTCGTGATGTGGATGTCGGGCCGGTAAAGCATGCAGGTCCACGAAAGGGTGCCTTCACGAAGGCGGTAGCGCAGACGCACGGGCAAGCGGATGCTTTCACCCTGGAAGAACGGCGCGATGTTGAGGACGAAGACGCCCGGCACGGTGATCGGGTCGCCGTTGGCGTTCTTGTGGTCTTCCTCGAAAACGATCTGGCTTTCGCCCGTTTGCAGTTTCAGGGCCGTCTTAACGCGGGTTTCCGCGTTGATCTGCAAGCCCTGCGAAAGCACTACCAGTTCATTCGGGTAGGCAATCTTGGCCCGGAACAGCAATTCGAGGTCTTTCACCTCGTCAGAGTCCGGCGAGGCCAGTTCGGCGATATGGTCTTCGATGAATTCCGCAAACTCGTTTTGCGTCAGCGCTTTGCCATGGATTCCCTGCCAAGCTTTCCACTCTTCGGAAAGCGGGAACGCATAGTGGACACGGTGCTTGCCGTTGTCCGGGTCGTTGCCGTGGTAGTCGATAACGGCGGTGAAGGCGGGGGTACGCCAGTCCGTCACGGCAAAGATCACGCTGTTGTCCGTCTTGTGACGCTCGACCAGCTTGACGAAGGAATCCAGCGTTTCAACATTGGCGGTGCCCTGCTTGCGCTCGGGGCGGGTGCGCCATGGCGCAAAGACTGCCGACACGTCAGACAGCTTGCCACTGGTCGGGTCCAGCAGCGCCGGGACGGTCGGGGGAATGCCCTTGGAGTCGGCAGGTGCCGGAACCTGCACAATCGCGGCATTGGTCTGCGCCGCGAGCTTTGCGATTTCGGCGACGGCGGTTTGGGTGAGTTGGTCCATTTCGGTTCCTCTGTTGGTGCGCCGGTCACTGGCCGGACGCGGTTGCTAAGGTTGGGAAATCAGCCTGCGGAGACTTCGCGCGGCGAAAACATGTCGTGCTGGCGGGGATGCTCCGTCGAAAGCGCGCCGTCTTCGACAACCCAAAAGACCGAGTTCTTGCGCGGCAGCTTCGGGGTTTTGGATTCCATATCGGCGGCAATCGTCACCATGCCGTCCTTGACGGACAGGGACAGTTTCAGGGTCACAGAACCCTTGAAAGACTGCATGGGGTTGGCCTCGGACATGTCCGAAAGCTTTTCCAGCGTCTGGCCGATCTCGGCAGAAAAGGCGGGGTTAAGCTGGCCGTTTTCCAGCATGCCGATGATGGTGGAGGCATCGCGTATTTTCTTCATGCGGATGGTTCCTTGTGGTTCGGAGGAAGGTCACGCGCGCCCGGCGGCGGCGTGGTGGCGCTTGATCTCGGCGAGGCTGGTGGCGCACAGCGCCGCGCCGCCGATGATGGCGAGGATGAGGACGGCGCAAACGCAGGCCAGAAAGAACCGGCCATAGGCGGGCGTTGCCTGCTGCGGGCGCTCTGTCGGGATCATGGGTGATATCTGGATCAAGGCTGTCTCCATCCGTTCGGGAAGCCGCCTCGCGTGAGGCGGAAACCAGAGCGGATGTTTCAGGCTGCGGCCATGCCGTCACAGAAGCCCGTGTAGGCGTCGTCGTACCAATCGAGCTTCTTGGCTTCGTCCAATGCGGCGCGACTCAAGTCGTCGGCGTACTGCCAAAGGTCATTCGCCATTTCGAGGGCGCTTGCTGCCGCAATTGCCTCAGTTGCAGCTTCGCGAAGGCGCACATGCAACGGCTTCGGGGTTTCGTCCTCGTCTTCATCTTCTGCAATAGTCGGCGGGACAAGGTTGCGCTCCGCAACTTCTGCGCAATGACGCAGATACAAGGCGCGATTGCGAAGCCTCTTTATATCGGTATCCATTTTGCTCTCCGGTGATGATGTTGGATGATGGCCCGAAGGCCATCGCCAAACGGCATCAGGCCGCAGCACGCGCGTCCTGAACGCGCATGTCATGGAGACGGGCAGTAGCGGCATCGCCGCAGCGGTGGATTTCATCGGCGGTGAACCATTCCCGAAGGTCGGCTTTCGTGCAGCCTTCGCCCACGCGCTGGATGGCATCCGCCATCGCCTGCGTCAGTTCGGTGTCGTTTGCGGTATTGATGCGCATTCCGGTATCTCCTGATTGGGGTTGGGCGAGCCTTTTTGCCTCATGCTCGGGAGGGCTTTTCAGCGGGACAACCGGCCTGCGACGAAGCCGATTGCGACCAGCAGGACGCTGGAAACGAGGTCCATGGCGAAGGAAAAGAAGAGGGCCTGCATCGTGACGAGAAGGCTCGCCGCCGTCGCCAAGGCGATATTCTTCGCGGTAGCCATGGTTAGAGGTACTTGGCCAGATCAAGCCCGACAGTGGACGCGATCTTCGCGAGCACTGCTTTTTCGTCGTCGGAAATGCCGCCGCTGTCTGCCACGTCCAGCGCGACCAGAAGCACGGTTTCGCTCATGTCGTGGTCGGCCTTGATATCTTCGATTTCCTTGAAGAGACCGGCCTTGCCAACGCGGCCCACGGCGCGGCTGCACATCTTGTCCATCGTCGTTTCGATGGCGCGGGCATCGAACGCGCCGGAAAGGGCGGCGTTGGATTTCACGGCGGCGACAGCCGCCAGAAGTTCCTTGTCGTCAAGCTCGCCGTCAGCGGTGGCGACGAGTGCGGACGCGGCGCAAACCGCTTCCAGAAAATCGGTCTTGCCGGAAAACTTCTTTGCCTTGTCTCCGACGAGGCTTTTGAACATTGCAAGCATAAGGCTCCATCCTTCTTTCGTTGAGGGAGCCGGGCGGCAGGTTCACATTTCGAGGGTGCGCCGCCCGGCAGTCTGCCCGAGCCGCAACGAGGTTCAGCGGCTAGGATGACTTGGAAAATAAATCCAATTCTTAGTTTGTCAATCAATAATTGGAAATAAAATCCAACTTGCGAAAACGACTCGACTCTCCGGCCGTTTTTGCAAATATTAGAACGGAAGGAGAACAAAATGGGCTATGCACTGATGAAATATAAGACGTTCACGCTGTTTCTGCGGTGTGAAAATTGCCTTCGCGAGACGTCAAGGGTGGTCGAAATCCCTCCTGGGGATGACAGCCCGCGCGATGTGGACGAACTGCTTGAAAGCGGTTTCCTAGCGCAAGTTCCGTTCTCATGCGGCCCATGCGGTAATCCGATTGCGCAACTAATCGGAGTGAAGGAGTGAAGCTATGCGGGAAACAGAAGTTTTGGAATTTGTTATCGTCCCCCCTTACCCTAAACGCCACCAAATAGCGGCTTCCGAAGCGCATTTCGCGGACTTCCTCAAGCGGCGGTTCCGGGGGTACTCATTCAAGGTGGCGGGGATCGCGCCTGTCGGTTCGGATGACGATGATAATTTTCACGTCATCCCCGTTATGAGTTTCCTAGATGACGCGGGGAACATGCGAATGTGTGAACCGCCCCAGCCGTGGATAATCAATGAGATTAGCGAGGCGTGCCGCGAGTTTGAGGTAAACAAACGCCGTTGGCTTTCTTAAAACGACAAGTCATTTATGATGCGGCGCGCAAGCGCGATAATCTCAACCTGCGTGCCGTCATCTGCTGCGTAATCTCGATTTATTACTATTGGCTTGTGTCTGGCGTTCGTTGAGCGAGGGTGAAACTCGGTCCTGTCTTGATAGATTTCCACCTGCTTGACTGACCATTCACGCGTCATGCCGCCGTCCTTGGACCGCTCTACGACAA
The Agrobacterium cucumeris DNA segment above includes these coding regions:
- a CDS encoding tellurite resistance TerB family protein, which codes for MLAMFKSLVGDKAKKFSGKTDFLEAVCAASALVATADGELDDKELLAAVAAVKSNAALSGAFDARAIETTMDKMCSRAVGRVGKAGLFKEIEDIKADHDMSETVLLVALDVADSGGISDDEKAVLAKIASTVGLDLAKYL
- a CDS encoding YfdQ family protein, yielding MDQLTQTAVAEIAKLAAQTNAAIVQVPAPADSKGIPPTVPALLDPTSGKLSDVSAVFAPWRTRPERKQGTANVETLDSFVKLVERHKTDNSVIFAVTDWRTPAFTAVIDYHGNDPDNGKHRVHYAFPLSEEWKAWQGIHGKALTQNEFAEFIEDHIAELASPDSDEVKDLELLFRAKIAYPNELVVLSQGLQINAETRVKTALKLQTGESQIVFEEDHKNANGDPITVPGVFVLNIAPFFQGESIRLPVRLRYRLREGTLSWTCMLYRPDIHITKAVNFALHETAAELALPKFAGKPEMSA